From the genome of Verrucomicrobiota bacterium:
GACGGCGGCAAAACGTCCCAGAGTTGGAACGAGATCGCAGTACATTGGCACTGGCGTGACCACATCGCGGCCAGTCCGGTACAGCGGGGCGGAAGCCAAAAATAATCAGCAATTAGCTTTGTGTACATGAGGACGAAACCACCCGCAGAAATACGTATCTCGTGAATAGCAGTCGTTACATGGTTGTCGCCGCAGGTCTCTTTGCGGCGATGACGCTATGGGGCGGGCCCGTGGCTGGCGCAGGCAAGGAGATTGAAGGCGGTAAGCCAGTATTGTCGCCCACCTCCATCGCTTTCCCTGCGGCTCTGGTCAAAGTCCACCCCCGGCTTTTTGCCAAGGCGACCCGCCTGGATGAAATCAAGACTCTCTGTCAAACCACCCCGCCTTACAAAGAGTTCTATGAACGATTTAAGAAACAGGCAGATCATATTCGCCTGCCTTCCGGAAAAATCGCGTGGGACCGCGATTACGGTAATAAACTGTGGGACCTGACGGCCGCCTGGCGCCTGAGCGGCGACCCGGCTTGTCTGGCCAAGGCCAAGGCCTGGGCCATGCTCATCAAGGATTGTCCCGACAGTTATTTTCAGGACTTCTTCTCCGGTCATCTCATGTGTGGCATGGCGCTGTTTTACGACTGGTGCTATGGCGAGTTGTCGCCCGAACAGCGTGAGGCGACACGCGCCTTTCTTGCCCGCGGCGCGCGGCAGACCAGGGCTTACCTCGATCAGTCCAAGGTGCGTTACCTGCTGAGCAACCAATGGCAGATTCGGATTGCCAGCGTCGGCCTGTGTGCCCTCGCGTTGGATGATCACCCGGGGGAGTCTTCGGCCTGGGTGGATTGGGCCGTGCGCGAGATGGCCGAAATGGAAAATGCGGCGGCGGATGACGGGGTCACCGTCGAGGGGGTCGGCTACGGCCAGTACGGCTTGGAGTTTACGATGCGCTTCCACGACCTGGCCAGGGATTTGCTCGGCGTCAACTTCTACCAAAACCCGTGGTGGTCGAACAACGCCCTCTTCCAACTTTACCAGACCACGCCCCGGGCTTCGTGGAAGGCGAAGACGCGCTTTGCCAACAAGCCGGACACCTGCTGGCTCAATGTGGATATCGGCGATTGTCCGCGCTACAATTGGTACGGGCCCGACCATCTATTGCGCGGGATTGCCAAAGCGACCGGCAATCCCTACGCCCAGTGGCTGGCCGACGCGGAGAATGCCGGCAGTCACCAGGCGGGAGACAATTGGCTGAACCTGATCCGCTACGACGCCCACGTCAAAGCCCAGGAGCCTTCCGGTCTGCCGACGCTCCATCATTTCGAGAACACCGGCATTATCTCGGCCCGTTCCGACTGGTCCGGCAAGGAATCGCTCATCA
Proteins encoded in this window:
- a CDS encoding DUF4962 domain-containing protein, which produces MNSSRYMVVAAGLFAAMTLWGGPVAGAGKEIEGGKPVLSPTSIAFPAALVKVHPRLFAKATRLDEIKTLCQTTPPYKEFYERFKKQADHIRLPSGKIAWDRDYGNKLWDLTAAWRLSGDPACLAKAKAWAMLIKDCPDSYFQDFFSGHLMCGMALFYDWCYGELSPEQREATRAFLARGARQTRAYLDQSKVRYLLSNQWQIRIASVGLCALALDDHPGESSAWVDWAVREMAEMENAAADDGVTVEGVGYGQYGLEFTMRFHDLARDLLGVNFYQNPWWSNNALFQLYQTTPRASWKAKTRFANKPDTCWLNVDIGDCPRYNWYGPDHLLRGIAKATGNPYAQWLADAENAGSHQAGDNWLNLIRYDAHVKAQEPSGLPTLHHFENTGIISARSDWSGKESLISFLCGPFFGHKAVDRYDFDLGGGHAHPNANAFAIFGGGEWLVAYPGYVRRMAEYENTLIVDGKGQLGQDVKSGSWNAMPLLANHLHPRVLKAESTPAFDHVAGDATSSYAGLAKWQRHLLFLKPNTLLVLDDIAAPQEHN